Genomic window (Chryseobacterium sp. H1D6B):
CAGGTTCCGTTACTCGTTGAGGTAGGAACGGGAATCAACTGGCTGGAAGCTCACTAAAAAACTTCATTATATAAATTAATTTTTTTCTGATTAAATAAGTATTTCTTTTACATAAAACTAACTCCCGTTACTAAGCGGGAGTTGTTTATTTTGAGTAATGTCTGCTCTAAAGTTTAAATCAGAAATACCCTTCTGTGCATATTAAATTATTGATTATCCGAAAAGTTCACCATATTTATAAGAAAGAAAAAACGTACATTTCAGGATAAGAAAACCACAGATGTCCGATACAATTAAAACTATTTCAAGGAGTGAAGAAATCACTCTGAGTTATTTCAATTTTCTAAACCAGCACATAGAAAGTGTGGTCTCAGGGGACACTCCTGAATTTTTACAGCTTAATGAAATTGCCGGAGAACTCTGCATTTCACACCAGCATCTTACGGATACCATTCAGAAACAAACAGGAAATCATCCCTGTTATTTTTATGACTTAAAAATTATTGAGCATGCCCAGCGGATGTTAAAAGATCCAGCACTTTCCGTAGCAGAAGTTGCAAAAATACTTACGTATGATCCTT
Coding sequences:
- a CDS encoding AraC family transcriptional regulator, which gives rise to MSDTIKTISRSEEITLSYFNFLNQHIESVVSGDTPEFLQLNEIAGELCISHQHLTDTIQKQTGNHPCYFYDLKIIEHAQRMLKDPALSVAEVAKILTYDPSNFGKFFKKIVGETPKTWRTKNQE